Proteins found in one Brevibacillus brevis genomic segment:
- a CDS encoding response regulator has product MNSILIVDDTAFTRLVLRNMFEKLGVEVVAEADSGEEAVRNYCLYRPSLVMMDITMPGMNGLVASRKIMELDKNAKIIICSAVTRRDTVIKAIQAGARDFIAKPLQFERIEWAVQHLLKTDSR; this is encoded by the coding sequence ATGAATAGCATTTTAATTGTTGATGATACAGCGTTTACGAGACTTGTGCTGCGTAACATGTTTGAGAAATTAGGTGTTGAGGTAGTTGCAGAAGCTGATTCAGGGGAGGAGGCTGTTAGAAATTATTGTTTGTATCGACCGTCACTCGTCATGATGGATATTACGATGCCGGGCATGAACGGTTTGGTTGCCTCCCGAAAAATCATGGAGCTGGATAAGAATGCGAAGATCATTATATGCTCCGCAGTTACACGACGCGATACTGTCATCAAAGCGATCCAGGCAGGTGCGCGTGATTTTATCGCAAAACCCTTGCAGTTCGAGAGAATTGAATGGGCTGTGCAACATTTGCTGAAAACAGATTCCAGGTGA
- a CDS encoding response regulator yields MNSILIVDDTAFTRHVLRNIFETLGLHVVAEAASGEEAVRNYCLYKPSLVTMDITMPGMNGLTASRKIMELDKDAKIIICSAVSRHDTVIKALQAGARDFIAKPLQLERIEWAVQKLLGTGVDVRRGDRQVKQIAEVLV; encoded by the coding sequence ATGAATAGCATTCTGATTGTTGATGATACGGCGTTTACGAGACATGTGTTGCGCAACATATTTGAGACGTTAGGACTCCACGTCGTTGCGGAAGCTGCTTCGGGAGAGGAGGCTGTGAGAAATTACTGCTTGTACAAACCATCACTCGTTACGATGGATATTACCATGCCCGGCATGAACGGTTTGACTGCTTCACGTAAAATCATGGAGTTGGACAAGGATGCCAAGATCATTATTTGCTCAGCAGTGTCTAGGCACGATACCGTCATAAAGGCGCTTCAGGCAGGTGCGCGGGATTTCATAGCGAAGCCACTGCAGCTGGAGCGCATCGAATGGGCTGTGCAAAAATTGCTGGGAACAGGGGTAGATGTTCGTCGTGGGGATAGACAGGTGAAACAAATAGCTGAGGTGTTAGTATGA
- a CDS encoding NAD-dependent epimerase/dehydratase family protein, which translates to MKVLITGGYGFIGSFVAERFYKEGYKVFILDNLSSGNQRNVTFPHKAYELDVADKKCDEVFKSNRFDVVIHLAAQVSVAASMEDPLLDTNTNILGLVNMLKLSSKYGVSKFIFASSAAVYGMSENTPLHEDSACDPVSVYGINKHIGEMYCRKWTEMYGLRTVAFRLANVYGPRQSAVGEGGVISTFLTQINHGKEIVLHGDGSQTRDFIYVEDVADAIFRSVTTDDTSVMNLSTNQESSINELIDILGENQQLQGIVRREKRPGDVEKSVLDNTRAKRRLDWIPMYTLAEGLEKTAQWYQESIAEKEQEQESEGKKTILWLRSWDARPYIENILAFLLVIFATVGTVNSGVFDLKLIYIVLIGAIYGTKQSLLSVILACGLFIGESLHNGRDVVSLLYDANVLFHIAVYFIIGIAVGYSIDKRNRDVLSKELQKQALEDKYDFLKDIYNDVLMVKQELQQQIVNSEDSFGKIYSITKELDSLEPERVLQKSVKVLERIMKSDEIAIYTMNQNGSFLRLMAKSNKAGFDLPRSLKMSEHAYLTELMTMKKIIVNKELRHDMPLMAAPIFDKGKMVAVVTLQQLGFENFTMYTQNLFQVAVQLISSALSRSLRYLNSTQKDRYLEDTSILIPAYFSAMVKNKRDAKQQLNTDFTLLAVDSAQMDHHTLSTYVASSLREADYMGMDEAGDVYIILSNSNEQEARIVIDRLGRLGIASRIVQEKDQDRFWLKDGAYA; encoded by the coding sequence ATGAAAGTTTTGATCACAGGTGGTTATGGGTTCATTGGTTCTTTTGTCGCGGAGAGATTTTATAAGGAAGGGTATAAAGTTTTCATCCTCGACAATCTCAGCTCAGGCAATCAGAGGAACGTCACATTTCCGCATAAGGCATACGAGCTGGATGTAGCGGATAAAAAATGTGATGAAGTATTTAAAAGCAACAGGTTCGATGTCGTTATACATTTAGCGGCCCAAGTCAGTGTTGCTGCATCCATGGAAGACCCTTTGCTGGATACGAATACGAACATTCTTGGACTCGTGAATATGCTGAAGCTATCGAGCAAATATGGCGTGTCCAAATTTATTTTTGCGTCATCAGCCGCCGTTTACGGCATGAGTGAAAATACACCGTTACACGAAGATTCAGCGTGTGATCCGGTGTCTGTTTATGGAATAAACAAGCACATCGGTGAAATGTATTGCCGCAAATGGACGGAAATGTACGGCTTGCGAACGGTAGCCTTTCGCCTGGCGAATGTGTATGGCCCCAGACAGAGTGCAGTAGGGGAAGGCGGCGTCATCTCTACTTTTTTAACTCAGATCAACCATGGAAAAGAAATTGTTTTGCACGGGGATGGCAGCCAAACGAGAGATTTTATTTATGTAGAGGATGTAGCTGACGCCATTTTTCGTTCCGTTACCACGGATGATACCAGTGTGATGAATTTGTCTACCAATCAGGAAAGCAGCATTAATGAGCTGATTGACATTCTTGGGGAGAACCAGCAGCTCCAGGGAATAGTGCGAAGGGAAAAACGCCCAGGAGACGTAGAAAAGTCGGTTTTGGACAATACGCGGGCAAAGAGAAGACTAGATTGGATCCCGATGTATACATTGGCGGAGGGGCTAGAAAAAACGGCGCAGTGGTATCAAGAGAGCATCGCAGAGAAAGAACAAGAGCAAGAGAGCGAAGGGAAGAAAACGATCCTTTGGCTACGTTCATGGGATGCAAGGCCGTACATAGAGAACATTCTTGCGTTTCTTCTGGTGATTTTCGCCACAGTTGGAACGGTTAATAGCGGTGTCTTTGATCTCAAGCTGATTTACATCGTGTTGATTGGCGCCATTTACGGAACGAAGCAATCCCTCTTGTCTGTTATCCTGGCTTGTGGACTTTTTATCGGGGAAAGCCTGCATAACGGACGCGATGTCGTATCGCTTTTGTATGACGCAAATGTTCTGTTTCATATCGCTGTCTATTTTATTATCGGGATTGCTGTGGGCTATTCGATCGATAAACGCAACAGGGACGTACTGTCCAAGGAGCTGCAAAAGCAAGCCCTGGAAGACAAATATGATTTTTTAAAAGACATTTATAACGATGTCCTGATGGTAAAGCAAGAATTGCAGCAGCAGATCGTCAATTCGGAAGACAGCTTCGGGAAAATCTACAGCATCACCAAAGAGTTGGACAGCCTCGAGCCGGAGCGCGTATTGCAGAAATCGGTCAAGGTACTGGAAAGAATCATGAAGTCCGATGAGATCGCAATTTATACGATGAATCAAAATGGTTCCTTCTTGCGATTGATGGCCAAATCGAATAAAGCGGGTTTTGATCTGCCACGCTCGCTGAAAATGAGTGAGCATGCTTATCTTACTGAATTAATGACAATGAAGAAGATCATCGTGAATAAAGAGCTGCGTCACGACATGCCTCTTATGGCAGCCCCTATTTTTGACAAGGGAAAAATGGTTGCCGTGGTCACATTGCAACAGCTCGGATTTGAAAATTTTACAATGTACACCCAAAACCTCTTCCAAGTCGCCGTTCAATTGATCTCATCCGCTTTGTCCCGTTCTCTCCGATACTTAAACTCCACACAAAAGGACCGCTACCTGGAAGATACCTCTATCCTGATTCCTGCTTATTTTTCAGCAATGGTGAAGAACAAAAGGGATGCCAAACAACAGTTGAACACTGACTTTACCCTCCTGGCAGTGGATTCTGCGCAAATGGATCATCATACCCTTTCTACCTATGTCGCCAGTTCTCTTCGCGAAGCAGATTATATGGGAATGGACGAAGCCGGAGATGTCTATATCATTCTCTCCAATTCCAACGAGCAAGAAGCCCGTATCGTGATTGATAGGCTTGGTAGACTCGGTATTGCATCGAGAATTGTGCAGGAAAAAGACCAGGATCGCTTCTGGCTGAAGGATGGCGCCTATGCTTAA
- a CDS encoding DUF2194 domain-containing protein: protein MKKNIYIILIFVAILGITIEATRSQFILQVSNNKSRGSQIQNDEPKQNAIGQEEIAKLAREKFLILHDSKDESSMAIARNVEQVLRYMKKEYDLADVKQFSKPDPQYMTVIVTIENLGMIANLDAMMQYAHNGGNVFFSRMPEYNDSLYRIYRKLGINSINYPIVTNGIQMTSNLLIKGEDAKIGADSIVNSSIPVELDRQAKVHAVSADNMPLLWETQYGQGKVMVYNGTNMQSAMNRGLIAGGISSLNQDFMYPIFNMKIMYIDDFPAPFRQGIEPSIYREYHKDIPSFYRDVWWPDMIKLAADYDVTYTGAIIKTYNNRVAPPFTDEEGTDSNNLITYGRDLLKLGGELGIHGYNHQSLVADQATASHYEYKAWPDEASMAESLAYLDDYIKKVFSSYDIQVYVPPSNVMGEEGRRALKESFPDLRVIASLYAESDSTHEYIQEFSVADDGMIELPRITSGYSRTDIHDWYITNAITSIGVFSHFVHPDDVLDKGRSNNKSWPELVKDFQLMLEELYQQYPWLRSQTASEAAASLESYVQTDVYITHTDKKITGYMNNFSGEMYYILRTNKKMTSLVNCTVEKIEEGAYLVHATGAKFDIGLEE, encoded by the coding sequence GTGAAAAAAAACATCTACATCATTCTGATCTTTGTGGCGATTCTGGGGATCACCATAGAAGCTACCCGATCTCAGTTCATCCTTCAGGTGAGCAATAATAAGTCAAGAGGCTCGCAAATACAGAATGACGAGCCGAAGCAAAACGCGATCGGTCAGGAGGAAATCGCCAAGCTAGCAAGGGAGAAATTCCTCATTCTGCATGATTCCAAGGATGAGAGCAGCATGGCAATCGCGAGGAATGTGGAGCAAGTGCTGCGGTATATGAAAAAGGAGTACGATCTCGCTGACGTTAAGCAGTTCTCGAAGCCCGATCCCCAATACATGACGGTTATTGTCACCATAGAAAATCTCGGCATGATAGCCAATCTGGATGCGATGATGCAATATGCGCACAATGGTGGAAATGTGTTCTTTTCACGTATGCCTGAATACAATGACAGCTTGTACCGCATATACCGAAAACTGGGGATCAATTCCATCAATTACCCTATCGTGACAAACGGCATTCAGATGACATCCAATCTCTTGATCAAAGGAGAAGATGCAAAAATCGGCGCAGATTCCATTGTGAATTCCTCGATTCCCGTAGAGCTGGATAGGCAAGCGAAGGTTCACGCTGTTTCTGCCGACAATATGCCACTGTTATGGGAGACACAGTATGGACAGGGAAAGGTCATGGTCTATAACGGGACGAATATGCAATCTGCAATGAACAGAGGACTGATTGCTGGTGGCATCAGTTCACTGAATCAAGATTTCATGTACCCCATTTTCAATATGAAAATCATGTATATTGACGATTTTCCGGCCCCTTTTCGTCAGGGGATCGAGCCGAGTATTTACCGCGAGTACCACAAAGATATTCCCAGCTTCTATCGGGATGTGTGGTGGCCGGACATGATCAAGCTTGCTGCCGATTACGATGTGACCTACACGGGAGCTATTATCAAAACCTACAATAACCGGGTTGCCCCGCCCTTCACTGATGAGGAAGGAACGGATTCAAACAATCTGATCACGTACGGCAGGGATTTGTTGAAATTGGGTGGCGAATTGGGCATCCATGGATACAACCATCAATCGCTGGTAGCCGATCAGGCGACGGCGAGCCATTACGAGTATAAGGCTTGGCCTGATGAAGCAAGCATGGCTGAGTCGCTTGCGTACCTGGACGATTATATCAAGAAGGTTTTCTCGTCGTATGACATACAGGTGTACGTTCCGCCTTCCAACGTGATGGGAGAGGAAGGGCGTCGAGCGCTGAAAGAATCCTTCCCTGATCTGAGGGTCATTGCCTCCTTGTATGCAGAATCAGATAGTACACACGAATACATCCAGGAGTTTTCTGTGGCTGATGATGGCATGATAGAGCTGCCACGTATTACCTCCGGATACAGTCGCACAGACATTCATGATTGGTACATAACGAATGCGATCACATCCATTGGTGTTTTTTCTCATTTTGTTCATCCAGACGATGTGTTGGACAAGGGGCGAAGCAATAACAAGTCGTGGCCGGAATTGGTAAAAGACTTTCAACTCATGCTGGAAGAACTTTACCAGCAGTATCCATGGTTACGTAGTCAGACTGCTTCCGAAGCTGCAGCAAGTCTTGAGAGCTATGTGCAGACGGATGTGTATATCACGCATACGGATAAAAAAATAACAGGCTACATGAACAATTTCTCCGGCGAAATGTATTACATCTTGCGGACAAACAAAAAAATGACGAGCTTGGTCAATTGTACGGTAGAAAAAATAGAGGAAGGTGCCTATCTCGTGCATGCAACGGGTGCCAAATTTGATATAGGACTGGAAGAGTAA
- the pelF gene encoding GT4 family glycosyltransferase PelF, with the protein MKICLIAEGSYPFITGGVSSWIHSLITSMPEHEFIIYAIGAEGKNKGKYVYQLPSNVVEIKEVFLDAYLKEEAAPGKRLGLTEDERQALLSLLDGSKGDWRALFSVLSGSKVPSVAELLTSKDFFEVIQRLCEQKYPQIPFTEMIWMIRSMVLPLCLVIQNGMPQADLYHSVCTGYGGVAGSLGKYLHAKPFLLTEHGIYTREREEEIIKANWIKGHFKDIWIDYFHNLSACAYSYADEVITLFERNKEIQIELGCDPSKVSVIPNGVKVSDYADIVEEKKNDTITIGAVVRVVPIKDIKTMLHSFGLVKEQVPHARFVIMGPTDEDEEYYTECLQLVDSLQLEDVTFTGAVNVKEYLGKMDMLVLTSISEGQPLVILEGMACRKPFVTTDVGSCRELLYGNGDNYGNAGITVPVMHFTQIAQAIITLCQNEPLRRRMGRCGFQRVSDIYTHENFLAGYRNMYRKYEV; encoded by the coding sequence ATGAAAATTTGTCTGATTGCCGAAGGATCTTACCCTTTTATCACGGGGGGTGTTTCTAGCTGGATTCATTCCTTAATCACTAGCATGCCAGAGCATGAGTTCATCATTTATGCAATTGGAGCAGAAGGGAAAAACAAGGGAAAATACGTCTACCAGCTCCCCTCGAATGTGGTGGAAATCAAAGAGGTATTTCTGGATGCCTATCTGAAAGAAGAGGCTGCACCGGGCAAGCGTCTGGGTCTTACTGAGGATGAGCGGCAAGCGTTGCTTTCGTTGCTTGATGGGAGCAAGGGTGACTGGCGTGCTCTTTTTTCCGTGTTGTCGGGGAGTAAGGTGCCATCCGTAGCTGAGTTGCTTACAAGCAAGGACTTTTTCGAGGTTATCCAGCGGCTTTGCGAACAAAAATATCCGCAAATCCCTTTTACCGAAATGATCTGGATGATTCGTTCGATGGTCTTGCCGCTATGCCTGGTCATTCAAAACGGCATGCCGCAAGCGGATTTGTATCACAGTGTGTGCACGGGATATGGCGGTGTAGCAGGGAGTCTTGGGAAGTATCTGCATGCAAAGCCGTTTTTGCTGACGGAGCATGGAATCTATACCCGCGAGCGGGAAGAAGAAATTATCAAGGCAAACTGGATCAAGGGTCACTTTAAGGATATTTGGATCGACTACTTTCATAATCTTTCTGCATGTGCCTACTCCTACGCGGATGAGGTAATCACGTTGTTTGAGCGAAACAAGGAAATTCAGATCGAGCTAGGGTGTGATCCTTCCAAAGTATCCGTGATCCCGAACGGTGTAAAAGTGAGTGATTATGCTGACATCGTGGAGGAAAAAAAGAACGACACAATCACCATTGGTGCTGTTGTCCGCGTGGTACCCATCAAGGATATTAAAACAATGCTGCATAGCTTCGGACTCGTCAAAGAGCAAGTACCACACGCACGCTTTGTTATCATGGGCCCGACGGATGAAGATGAGGAGTACTACACAGAATGCCTGCAATTGGTCGACAGCCTGCAGCTGGAGGATGTTACGTTTACGGGTGCGGTCAATGTAAAAGAGTATCTCGGAAAAATGGACATGCTTGTTTTGACCAGCATTAGTGAAGGCCAACCGCTCGTTATTTTGGAAGGAATGGCATGCAGAAAGCCCTTCGTCACAACGGATGTGGGAAGCTGTCGGGAATTGTTGTACGGCAATGGTGACAACTATGGCAACGCAGGGATAACGGTACCCGTCATGCATTTTACCCAAATTGCCCAAGCGATCATTACGTTGTGTCAAAACGAGCCATTGAGACGGCGTATGGGCAGATGCGGTTTCCAAAGAGTATCGGATATTTACACACATGAGAACTTCTTGGCGGGATATCGCAATATGTATCGGAAATACGAGGTGTAA
- the pelG gene encoding exopolysaccharide Pel transporter PelG → MAGIGFELKKMFRNKGYLSSVKAYAFSSLVTVGPMLICMVMIMVLQQVLLQLNVSYLERMSFLAAVVYAFVFSLLVTCGFSMVISRYIADKIYLREYNDIIASLYGVMAVCLGLGGILGGAFYWLAPLPSGFKLVAYLLFVELIVVWLQSAYLSALKDYMRIIRGYLAAVAVTLLAAFLLVNLTELEKGIAMLISLDLGFFIMIVLSMIHLESYFPKRERNYFDFVKYVKKYPSLLGVGLFCSLGFYVHHFIYWLGSPLQEVVADTYVIAPFYDVPAFYASLSILPTMVMFVVSVETAFYEKYRAYYGTILGTGSVQDIKRAKTDMVQTLMQELSFMMEVQLFFSFVALALGITLLPHIGFTSEQMERYNILVIAGYLYAVMFVIVLMLLYFDDRKGALAVTTLFLISTVVITIAMLHLQNYGFSFFIASFLGLVAGLGRLIYYLKNIDYYTYCLQPLFVKGKRME, encoded by the coding sequence ATGGCGGGCATTGGCTTTGAACTGAAGAAAATGTTTCGGAATAAAGGGTATTTGTCCAGTGTGAAGGCGTATGCATTTTCTTCGCTGGTCACAGTCGGACCGATGCTGATTTGTATGGTCATGATCATGGTGCTACAGCAGGTCCTTCTTCAATTGAATGTCAGCTATTTGGAAAGGATGTCTTTTTTAGCAGCTGTTGTTTATGCGTTTGTGTTTTCCCTGTTGGTTACCTGCGGTTTTTCCATGGTCATTTCTCGCTATATTGCAGACAAAATTTACTTGCGCGAGTATAACGACATCATTGCTTCTTTGTACGGAGTTATGGCTGTTTGCCTGGGCTTGGGGGGAATTCTCGGCGGTGCATTTTATTGGCTGGCTCCTTTGCCGTCTGGCTTTAAGCTCGTAGCCTACCTTCTTTTTGTGGAACTGATCGTCGTATGGCTGCAATCTGCCTATTTGTCCGCATTAAAGGATTATATGCGAATTATTCGCGGGTATTTGGCGGCTGTTGCCGTTACACTTCTGGCTGCGTTTTTGCTGGTGAATCTGACTGAATTGGAAAAAGGAATCGCAATGCTGATTTCTTTGGATCTTGGCTTTTTTATCATGATCGTTCTGTCGATGATTCATCTGGAGAGCTATTTCCCGAAGCGGGAGAGGAACTACTTTGATTTCGTGAAGTACGTGAAAAAATACCCAAGTCTGCTGGGCGTTGGTCTCTTTTGCTCTCTCGGCTTTTATGTGCACCATTTTATTTACTGGCTGGGGAGTCCCCTTCAAGAAGTTGTGGCGGATACTTACGTGATTGCGCCGTTTTATGACGTGCCTGCTTTCTACGCCTCCTTGAGCATATTGCCTACGATGGTCATGTTTGTTGTATCTGTAGAGACCGCTTTTTATGAGAAGTATCGAGCGTATTACGGGACGATATTGGGCACAGGCTCGGTGCAGGATATCAAGCGGGCAAAAACTGACATGGTTCAAACATTGATGCAAGAACTCAGCTTCATGATGGAAGTGCAGCTGTTCTTTTCCTTTGTTGCATTGGCTCTGGGAATTACGCTGCTTCCGCACATCGGTTTTACGTCCGAGCAGATGGAGCGGTACAACATCCTGGTTATCGCAGGATACCTGTACGCTGTTATGTTTGTGATCGTGCTGATGCTGCTCTATTTTGACGATCGGAAGGGAGCGCTTGCGGTGACGACCTTATTTCTCATCAGTACGGTTGTCATCACCATAGCGATGCTGCACCTTCAGAACTACGGTTTTTCATTTTTTATTGCTTCGTTTCTTGGTCTGGTAGCCGGTCTCGGCAGGCTGATCTATTACCTGAAAAATATCGATTATTACACCTATTGCCTACAGCCGCTCTTTGTCAAAGGAAAGCGAATGGAATAG
- a CDS encoding CotH kinase family protein, whose amino-acid sequence MKKKRFILSLLVALGVVSTGCTQNVPEQPVSDTPAATSQVAPTQQMNEGLIENRSVYDQDVDGSIVHLYVTVVNEENSKLKTTTFTELNLAPSGRNEKGEDLQAKVIMQEGTAEGPTQGYFGFGETRANGTIELRGESSRRAEQKSYKIRLFESAGYWRDQRNINLSKHKSDMTRVRQKLSFDYFEQMPNMTSLRTQFVQVKIKDLTKKNPDRDFVDYGLFTQIEQPNKTFLQAHGLDRNGNLYKAIDFEFHRYEDQIKLATDPTYDKKAFEKILEIKGSENHEKLIAMLEDLHNPAMNTQDFLDKHFDRENYYTWMAANLLMGNHDTAVHNFYLYSPSNSNKWYFLPWDYDSTWGFFEEELKRSPEKGLGQWQFGLSNYWVSNLHRRIFKDPENIKALNEKVEEVSKIITKEQTEKYLKSYYPIVSKYVLQQPDLYNLPLDVSYFHNEQALLSGEPERNKKRYYERQENPMPFFMGDPRKEGDKLIFSWDHSYDLQGDDLTYDFAVSYDPAFTKIHAQAKGLTGVQYTINDPGKGRFFWRVIVRDSKGNTQTAFDRVEPEDAIYHGVKEFVLK is encoded by the coding sequence GTGAAGAAAAAACGATTCATACTGAGCCTGCTCGTAGCATTAGGAGTTGTATCGACTGGTTGTACACAGAATGTACCTGAACAGCCAGTGTCAGATACCCCGGCAGCAACGAGCCAGGTGGCACCAACTCAACAGATGAATGAGGGACTGATTGAGAATAGAAGCGTATACGATCAGGATGTGGATGGGAGCATCGTCCATTTATATGTGACGGTAGTCAACGAAGAAAATTCCAAACTGAAGACAACCACCTTTACGGAACTCAATCTGGCTCCTAGCGGACGGAATGAAAAGGGAGAAGATCTCCAGGCCAAAGTCATTATGCAGGAAGGGACGGCGGAGGGGCCGACCCAGGGCTACTTTGGTTTTGGAGAGACGAGAGCAAACGGAACGATTGAGCTACGAGGGGAATCGAGCAGGAGAGCGGAACAAAAATCGTACAAAATCCGTTTGTTCGAAAGTGCCGGATATTGGCGGGATCAGCGCAACATCAACTTAAGCAAGCACAAGTCTGACATGACACGTGTTCGACAAAAGCTAAGCTTTGATTATTTCGAGCAGATGCCGAATATGACCAGCTTGCGGACGCAGTTCGTTCAAGTAAAAATCAAGGATTTGACCAAAAAAAATCCAGACCGGGACTTTGTTGATTACGGTTTGTTTACTCAAATTGAACAGCCAAACAAAACATTTTTGCAGGCGCACGGGTTGGACCGGAACGGAAACTTGTACAAGGCAATTGATTTCGAGTTCCATCGCTACGAGGATCAGATCAAGCTGGCAACCGATCCTACCTACGACAAGAAAGCATTTGAAAAAATTCTGGAGATCAAGGGCAGCGAGAACCATGAAAAGCTCATTGCCATGCTGGAGGATCTCCATAATCCTGCAATGAATACGCAGGACTTTTTGGACAAGCATTTTGATCGGGAGAACTATTATACATGGATGGCAGCCAACCTGTTGATGGGGAATCACGATACGGCTGTTCACAATTTTTATTTATACAGTCCAAGCAACTCGAACAAATGGTATTTCCTCCCGTGGGACTATGACTCAACATGGGGATTTTTCGAAGAAGAGCTCAAGCGCAGTCCAGAAAAAGGGCTCGGCCAATGGCAGTTTGGTCTCTCCAACTACTGGGTGTCGAACCTGCATCGCCGCATCTTCAAAGACCCGGAAAACATCAAGGCGCTAAACGAAAAGGTTGAGGAAGTCAGCAAGATCATTACGAAAGAGCAAACGGAAAAATACTTGAAGAGCTATTATCCGATTGTGAGCAAATACGTTCTGCAACAACCTGATTTATATAATTTGCCGTTGGATGTCTCCTATTTTCACAATGAGCAAGCACTTCTCTCTGGTGAACCGGAGCGAAACAAAAAGAGATACTATGAGCGCCAAGAGAATCCAATGCCCTTTTTTATGGGAGATCCAAGAAAAGAAGGAGACAAGCTCATTTTTTCCTGGGACCATTCCTATGACCTGCAAGGAGACGATCTGACCTACGATTTTGCTGTCAGTTACGACCCTGCATTTACGAAGATACACGCGCAGGCAAAGGGACTGACAGGAGTCCAATACACGATAAACGATCCGGGAAAAGGTCGCTTTTTCTGGAGGGTGATTGTCCGGGACAGCAAAGGGAACACACAGACGGCATTTGACAGAGTAGAGCCGGAGGATGCGATTTATCACGGGGTGAAGGAGTTTGTGTTGAAATGA
- a CDS encoding polyphosphate polymerase domain-containing protein, with product MKGIQSTGIQLGNKRLRHELKYYLRLTHYEPLRQKLRLIATPDPHSVSEEGYHIRSLYFDDYHDTALYEKNYGVFQRKKYRIRIYNKSDAVIKMERKSKFGGYICKESASITRDEYERIFAGDVEFLRETESAVLRDFYLSCKNHLFRPRVITDYVREAYLVREGNVRITFDKYLKANVNTLDIFDEHIMMVRAIHQPMMIMEVKYDQFLPFNIRHLLQNLSNQRSAISKYVICREETKKYYNL from the coding sequence ATGAAAGGAATACAGAGCACGGGCATCCAGCTCGGCAACAAGCGATTGCGGCATGAGTTGAAGTATTATCTTCGGCTGACCCATTATGAGCCGCTCCGGCAGAAATTGCGTCTGATCGCGACTCCTGACCCTCATTCTGTAAGTGAGGAAGGCTATCATATTCGCAGCCTGTATTTTGATGACTATCACGACACGGCTCTCTATGAAAAAAACTACGGGGTTTTTCAAAGAAAAAAGTATCGCATCCGCATTTACAACAAAAGTGATGCGGTCATCAAGATGGAGCGAAAGAGCAAGTTTGGCGGATACATTTGCAAAGAATCAGCGTCGATTACGCGAGATGAGTATGAACGAATTTTCGCAGGCGATGTTGAGTTTCTGCGGGAGACGGAAAGCGCTGTGCTGCGAGATTTTTATTTGTCGTGCAAGAATCATCTGTTTCGGCCTCGTGTCATTACGGATTATGTTCGAGAGGCGTATTTGGTGAGAGAAGGGAATGTCCGAATCACGTTTGATAAGTACTTGAAGGCAAACGTCAATACGCTTGATATTTTTGACGAACACATCATGATGGTCAGAGCGATTCATCAGCCCATGATGATCATGGAAGTGAAGTACGATCAATTCCTGCCATTCAATATTAGACATTTGCTGCAAAACCTGAGTAATCAGCGGTCGGCTATCTCCAAATATGTCATTTGCAGAGAGGAAACCAAAAAGTACTATAATCTTTAG
- a CDS encoding DUF4956 domain-containing protein: protein MDTTNTINFQDIIKKSVLKMDQFASISIIDTIIGLVLSGLLGLFIYYIYKKTFRGVVYTHTFNITLVAMAMLTCLIIMTISTNIVLSLGMVGALSIVRFRTAIKDPLDIVFMFWSISVGIATGAGVYPVSVLGSLVVAAVIVVLSKRQMRDVAYLLIITYQDQANDGIKYQLNKLKYTLKSKTVNKEMVELIVEVKIKGDNTAFVQDISEVEGVKNVSLVSYDGDYAP from the coding sequence ATGGACACGACCAATACGATTAATTTTCAAGATATCATCAAAAAAAGTGTCTTAAAAATGGACCAATTCGCCAGCATCTCGATCATCGATACCATCATAGGTCTTGTGTTGTCGGGATTGCTTGGTTTGTTTATCTACTATATTTACAAGAAAACGTTTCGTGGCGTCGTCTATACGCACACCTTTAACATCACGCTGGTGGCCATGGCAATGCTTACTTGCCTGATTATCATGACGATTAGTACGAATATCGTGCTCTCTCTCGGGATGGTTGGTGCGTTGAGCATTGTGCGGTTCCGTACCGCCATCAAAGACCCGTTGGATATTGTCTTCATGTTTTGGTCGATCTCGGTAGGTATTGCGACGGGAGCAGGTGTATACCCGGTTTCCGTCCTGGGATCTCTGGTGGTGGCGGCTGTCATTGTCGTATTATCCAAGCGGCAAATGAGAGATGTTGCCTATCTGCTCATTATTACCTATCAGGATCAAGCCAATGACGGGATCAAATACCAGCTGAACAAGCTAAAATACACCCTGAAATCAAAGACAGTCAACAAAGAGATGGTGGAATTGATTGTAGAAGTAAAAATCAAGGGAGATAATACGGCATTTGTTCAGGATATTTCAGAGGTAGAAGGTGTGAAAAACGTATCATTGGTCAGCTACGATGGCGATTATGCACCATAA